The following are from one region of the Treponema denticola genome:
- a CDS encoding TrkH family potassium uptake protein: MRKRDYFVVMAFALSLILLFLQQFYPENTPGIIIHTIDIIILIAVLAETFFAVKQEKYIRKYFQDNLPNFLAIVIFASVFIIFKIQIGFKNISEELSIVFDIFKNIFLFGKIIRLISKRAGLTAKIISNPARTLIISFFMVIIIGSFLLMLPAASAKGSPLNFLTALFTSASAVCVTGLSVIDVSSELTIVGKFILIVLIQVGGLGIMVFSFFGMLAFRKKMTVSEKLTISYMVSEDDMSNLFKTLRVIVLSTFFIEALSAVFLFIGFSRILGFNLKTLGFALFHAISAFCNAGFALFSNNLESFTSDIIISLTIGFTIILGGISFAVIYDVLAKVKTDIKNKFLKKKKTDYLISVNTKMILSLTVFILFISFALFYLLEHHNTMKEMSLGTQYLASLFQAITLRTAGFSTVSFLNLTNATLLFMIFIMFMGGAAGSTAGGIKLNTIAVVFAFFKSFLKNQKTVVIKNVSVPEEQVKKAFLIFGFGLAAISVGIFLLTITESLPFLALLFETVSAFATVGLSTGITAALSPAGKIVIIILMFIGRVGPLTFLTAAGKKQKNDDIEYPYGNIAIG, from the coding sequence ATGAGAAAGCGAGATTATTTTGTCGTTATGGCTTTCGCTTTAAGCCTTATACTTTTATTTTTACAGCAATTTTATCCCGAAAATACACCCGGAATTATTATCCATACAATAGACATTATTATTCTTATTGCTGTTCTTGCAGAAACTTTTTTTGCCGTCAAGCAGGAAAAGTATATACGAAAATACTTTCAAGATAATCTTCCAAACTTTTTAGCAATAGTAATATTTGCATCGGTATTTATTATCTTTAAAATACAAATAGGTTTTAAAAATATTTCTGAAGAGCTAAGTATTGTTTTTGATATTTTTAAAAATATATTTTTGTTCGGAAAAATAATTAGATTGATAAGCAAAAGAGCCGGATTAACTGCGAAAATCATTTCAAACCCTGCCCGTACTTTGATTATTTCTTTTTTTATGGTAATAATCATCGGTAGTTTTTTACTTATGCTTCCTGCAGCCTCTGCAAAAGGCTCTCCCTTAAATTTTTTAACGGCACTTTTTACGTCTGCTTCTGCCGTATGTGTTACAGGCTTAAGTGTTATAGATGTTTCTTCCGAACTTACCATAGTCGGAAAATTTATTCTGATTGTTTTAATTCAAGTTGGAGGACTAGGCATAATGGTTTTTTCATTTTTCGGAATGCTTGCCTTCCGAAAAAAAATGACGGTCAGTGAAAAGCTCACAATTTCTTACATGGTCAGTGAAGATGACATGTCAAATCTTTTTAAAACATTAAGAGTAATTGTTTTATCTACATTCTTTATAGAGGCCCTAAGTGCTGTATTTTTATTTATAGGGTTTTCACGCATTTTAGGCTTCAATCTTAAAACCCTAGGCTTTGCATTATTTCATGCAATATCCGCATTCTGTAATGCGGGCTTTGCTCTTTTTTCAAACAATTTGGAATCTTTTACCTCCGATATTATTATCAGTTTAACAATAGGCTTTACCATAATTTTAGGCGGAATAAGTTTTGCAGTTATTTATGATGTTTTAGCTAAGGTCAAGACAGATATAAAAAATAAATTTTTAAAGAAAAAAAAGACCGATTATTTAATTTCGGTAAATACAAAAATGATTTTAAGCCTTACGGTTTTTATTCTTTTTATTTCTTTTGCTCTTTTTTATTTACTTGAGCATCACAATACTATGAAAGAGATGTCTTTGGGAACTCAATACCTTGCAAGTTTATTTCAAGCTATAACATTGCGTACCGCAGGATTTTCTACGGTTTCCTTCCTTAATTTGACAAATGCAACCTTGCTTTTTATGATATTCATAATGTTCATGGGAGGAGCTGCAGGAAGTACAGCCGGAGGAATAAAGCTGAACACAATTGCAGTAGTCTTTGCTTTTTTTAAATCTTTTTTAAAAAATCAAAAGACGGTTGTAATTAAAAATGTTTCGGTGCCTGAAGAACAAGTAAAAAAAGCTTTTTTAATTTTCGGTTTCGGACTTGCGGCAATTTCAGTTGGAATTTTTTTATTAACAATTACCGAAAGCCTTCCTTTTTTAGCATTGTTGTTTGAAACCGTTTCGGCCTTTGCAACAGTGGGGCTTTCTACAGGAATAACGGCAGCGCTTTCACCGGCCGGTAAAATAGTAATAATAATCTTAATGTTTATCGGAAGAGTAGGCCCCTTAACTTTTTTAACTGCGGCCGGTAAAAAACAAAAAAATGATGATATAGAATATCCTTATGGAAATATAGCAATAGGATAA
- the ychF gene encoding redox-regulated ATPase YchF: MAINCGIVGLPNVGKSTIFSALTSAPAEAANYPFCTINPNVGIVSLPDARLKKLAEHFNPKKVIPATVEFVDIAGLVKGASKGEGLGNQFLSHIREVGVIAHVVRCFDNDDIVHVSGKIDPASDIETINIELALADLASLDKRAERAEKASRMGKEAQKEAAVVMRAIEKIRPLLQEGKGARLADLTDDERAAIYDTHLITMKPQMYVCNVDETGAQDSNPYIAAVKKIAESEGADTVVICGKFEAELADLESEEERLSFLAEVGLEESGLSQLARAAYHLIGLRTFFTAGEDECRAWTIHAGDTAPKAAGVIHTDFEKGFIKAEVYSFDDFVKYGSEQKIKEAGRYRQEGKAYVVNDGDIMFFKFNV, from the coding sequence ATGGCTATAAATTGCGGAATTGTGGGTTTACCCAATGTAGGAAAATCGACTATATTTTCGGCTCTTACAAGTGCGCCGGCTGAGGCTGCTAATTATCCGTTTTGTACAATAAACCCCAATGTAGGAATTGTAAGTTTACCCGATGCCCGTTTAAAAAAATTGGCTGAACATTTTAATCCAAAAAAGGTAATTCCTGCAACCGTAGAATTTGTGGATATTGCAGGTCTTGTAAAGGGAGCTTCAAAGGGAGAGGGCTTAGGGAATCAGTTTTTGTCCCATATAAGAGAAGTCGGCGTTATTGCCCACGTTGTACGCTGTTTTGATAATGATGATATAGTCCATGTTTCAGGGAAAATAGATCCGGCTTCCGATATTGAAACGATAAATATCGAGCTCGCTCTTGCCGATCTTGCAAGTTTGGATAAAAGAGCTGAGCGTGCCGAAAAGGCGAGCCGCATGGGTAAGGAAGCTCAAAAAGAAGCTGCTGTCGTAATGCGGGCTATCGAAAAAATTCGTCCTCTTCTGCAGGAAGGAAAGGGCGCCCGCCTTGCCGACTTGACCGATGATGAAAGAGCAGCAATCTACGACACCCATCTAATTACAATGAAGCCTCAAATGTATGTTTGCAATGTAGATGAAACAGGTGCACAAGACAGCAATCCCTATATAGCGGCAGTTAAAAAGATTGCAGAATCGGAGGGGGCCGATACCGTTGTAATTTGCGGAAAGTTTGAAGCCGAGTTAGCCGACCTTGAAAGTGAAGAAGAACGCCTAAGCTTTTTAGCGGAGGTAGGCTTAGAAGAATCGGGCCTTTCACAGCTTGCAAGGGCTGCCTATCACTTAATCGGACTTAGAACTTTTTTTACGGCCGGAGAAGATGAATGCCGCGCATGGACAATCCATGCCGGGGACACGGCTCCAAAGGCTGCCGGAGTTATACATACCGACTTTGAAAAGGGATTTATAAAGGCGGAAGTATACAGCTTTGATGACTTTGTAAAATACGGAAGTGAACAAAAGATAAAGGAAGCAGGGCGTTACCGTCAAGAAGGAAAAGCCTATGTAGTAAATGACGGTGATATTATGTTCTTTAAATTTAATGTTTAA
- a CDS encoding class I SAM-dependent methyltransferase: MSTKNLLDGVEDTLYIPLAARIYASEKFPNFFYDEKALSLKQYIPTDNIEKNTTEYFYMASVCRQQTIDKKIIKFLEENIQSNVVFLGAGLETAYNRINNVKSNFYQIDLPNVIDTRKKVLGNADNEKLLSGDMFTLDWVKEIDTSLPTMIVVSGVYQYFDEGKIIEMIKKMKSLILKGELVFDATNSTGLKLANKYVQKTGNVNAKMYFSIDNPKEFANITDTKLIEVDGFFDGALKHCKGLKFLTRIYMYFADKLHRTLVLHLKFN, from the coding sequence ATGAGTACAAAAAATTTACTTGATGGTGTAGAAGATACATTATATATCCCGCTTGCAGCAAGAATATATGCATCCGAAAAATTCCCTAATTTTTTCTATGATGAAAAAGCATTGTCATTAAAACAATATATACCGACGGATAACATAGAAAAGAATACTACCGAATATTTTTATATGGCCAGTGTTTGCAGACAACAAACAATAGATAAAAAGATAATAAAATTTCTTGAAGAAAATATTCAAAGCAATGTAGTATTTTTAGGAGCCGGTTTAGAAACTGCCTATAATCGTATTAATAATGTTAAATCTAACTTTTATCAAATAGATTTACCTAACGTTATAGATACCAGAAAAAAAGTACTAGGAAATGCAGATAATGAAAAACTGCTCTCGGGGGATATGTTTACTCTTGATTGGGTAAAAGAAATAGATACTTCATTGCCGACTATGATTGTTGTTTCGGGAGTATATCAGTACTTCGATGAAGGTAAAATCATAGAGATGATTAAAAAAATGAAGTCTTTAATTCTTAAAGGAGAATTGGTATTTGATGCAACAAATTCTACCGGATTAAAATTAGCTAATAAATATGTCCAAAAGACCGGTAATGTTAATGCTAAGATGTATTTTAGTATCGATAACCCAAAGGAATTTGCAAATATTACTGATACAAAACTTATAGAAGTTGATGGATTTTTTGATGGAGCATTAAAACATTGCAAGGGATTAAAATTCCTAACCAGAATATATATGTATTTCGCCGATAAATTGCATAGAACATTGGTTCTTCACTTAAAATTCAATTAG
- a CDS encoding Fic family protein, which produces MDSYFICSESDNSTIISGNPILKRLKEEKAHKIMGGLYHELQIRMTYNSNHIEGSCLSQEQTRYIFETKTIDTGNKAILADDIIETINHFRAIDYCIDVAEETLSETIIKKIHYILKTGTGAEDLAWFKIGDYKLKPNMVGGIETTEPNEVSTAIQALLFDYLKKQNISFEDIIDFHYHFELIHPFQDGNGRVGRLIAFKECLKHNIVPFIIEDDKKYFYYRGLREYTKASGYLIDTCYDGQDVFNDLVKAFEV; this is translated from the coding sequence ATGGATTCCTATTTTATATGTTCCGAAAGTGATAATTCTACAATTATTTCCGGCAATCCCATTCTTAAGAGATTGAAGGAAGAAAAAGCTCATAAGATTATGGGCGGGCTTTATCATGAACTTCAAATACGCATGACATATAACTCCAATCACATTGAAGGAAGTTGTTTATCCCAAGAACAAACACGTTACATTTTTGAAACCAAAACCATAGATACCGGAAATAAGGCTATTCTCGCAGATGACATTATAGAAACGATTAATCATTTCCGAGCGATAGATTATTGTATTGATGTTGCAGAAGAAACATTAAGCGAAACTATAATCAAAAAAATCCATTATATTTTAAAAACAGGAACAGGAGCGGAGGATCTTGCTTGGTTTAAAATAGGAGATTATAAACTTAAACCCAATATGGTTGGAGGTATTGAAACAACGGAACCAAATGAAGTTTCTACGGCAATACAAGCCCTGCTTTTCGATTATCTAAAAAAACAGAATATATCCTTTGAAGATATTATTGATTTTCACTATCATTTTGAACTTATTCATCCATTTCAAGACGGAAACGGAAGAGTAGGAAGGTTGATTGCATTTAAAGAATGTTTAAAACACAATATTGTTCCCTTCATTATTGAAGACGATAAAAAATACTTTTATTATAGAGGACTTAGAGAATATACAAAAGCCTCCGGCTATTTGATCGATACGTGTTATGACGGTCAGGATGTTTTTAATGACTTAGTAAAGGCTTTTGAAGTTTAA
- a CDS encoding leucyl aminopeptidase yields the protein MKFNIAKKGGVAAQLVFEEKIEGGYLNHLKEKELFSGKAEEVYYTLDSNLKAQLFIGLGKEEKIDLEVLRKTFFKAASELLKNKVEEVELNIPKLNNLCNYKMAEAIAEGMLHATYKYDKFKSDRKEQTEITVNYNPEKGKEDRAEKGINEAVKLMEAVFLTRDLVNQPANVIYPETLAKIAKEKLEAKGVKVIVHGKKEIEALKMEAFLNVARASTKEPKLIVMEYYNNPGSNEKIALVGKGLTYDSGGYAIKPATSMVDMFTDMGGSGTVIGAMHALADLKAKVNVVAVVASCENMISGDGYRNGDIIGSMSGKTIEIINTDAEGRLTLADAVYYATNNLGATKLIDLATLTGACVSALGEQVSGAVTNNDEFFSELVKANERAGEIVWRMPTIEYYKKMNESKVADIKNSGGKLGGMMTAGLFVGSFLAKEDIPWIHIDIAGTAYITEKFGYLKENATGTLVKSLYYMLSKEA from the coding sequence ATGAAATTTAATATTGCAAAAAAAGGCGGTGTAGCTGCCCAGTTGGTTTTTGAAGAAAAAATTGAAGGCGGCTATCTTAATCATTTGAAGGAAAAAGAATTATTTTCCGGAAAGGCGGAAGAGGTTTATTATACTCTCGATTCCAATCTTAAAGCCCAGCTTTTTATCGGTCTAGGTAAAGAAGAAAAAATTGACTTGGAAGTTTTAAGAAAAACCTTTTTTAAGGCAGCAAGTGAGCTTTTAAAGAATAAGGTAGAAGAAGTCGAGCTCAATATTCCTAAACTTAACAATCTATGTAATTATAAGATGGCTGAGGCTATTGCAGAAGGTATGCTCCATGCCACCTACAAATACGATAAGTTTAAAAGCGATCGTAAAGAACAAACCGAAATTACGGTTAATTATAATCCTGAAAAAGGCAAAGAAGACAGAGCCGAAAAAGGTATAAACGAAGCCGTCAAACTTATGGAAGCGGTTTTCTTAACCAGAGACTTGGTAAACCAGCCGGCAAATGTAATCTATCCTGAAACCTTGGCTAAAATTGCCAAAGAAAAACTTGAAGCTAAGGGTGTCAAGGTTATAGTCCACGGCAAAAAAGAAATTGAAGCCCTCAAAATGGAAGCCTTCCTCAACGTAGCCAGAGCAAGTACCAAGGAACCTAAACTCATCGTTATGGAATACTACAATAATCCCGGCTCCAATGAAAAAATCGCTCTTGTCGGTAAGGGTTTAACCTATGACAGCGGCGGATACGCAATTAAGCCGGCTACAAGCATGGTTGATATGTTTACGGATATGGGTGGCTCAGGTACGGTCATTGGAGCAATGCATGCACTGGCCGACCTCAAAGCAAAGGTAAACGTTGTCGCTGTTGTTGCTTCTTGCGAAAACATGATTTCGGGAGACGGCTACAGAAACGGAGATATTATCGGTTCAATGAGCGGCAAAACTATCGAAATTATTAACACCGATGCCGAGGGTAGATTAACCTTAGCCGATGCCGTTTATTATGCTACCAACAATTTGGGAGCCACTAAGCTGATTGACCTTGCAACCCTCACCGGCGCTTGTGTATCGGCCCTTGGAGAACAGGTCAGCGGCGCCGTTACAAACAATGATGAGTTCTTTTCAGAACTTGTCAAGGCAAATGAAAGAGCCGGCGAAATTGTCTGGAGAATGCCCACTATCGAGTATTATAAAAAAATGAATGAATCGAAAGTTGCAGATATAAAAAACTCAGGCGGAAAATTAGGCGGAATGATGACGGCCGGTCTCTTTGTCGGCTCATTCCTTGCAAAAGAAGATATCCCGTGGATTCACATTGATATCGCCGGCACGGCTTACATTACCGAAAAATTCGGCTACCTAAAAGAAAACGCCACAGGAACACTCGTAAAGAGTCTTTACTATATGCTAAGCAAAGAAGCTTAA
- the thyX gene encoding FAD-dependent thymidylate synthase, translated as MAHCIAPEAEKILDKEFKVLDKGFIRLVDYMGTDARIVQSARVSYGEGTKTVREDAGLIDYLLRNKHTSPFEQVVFTFHVKLPIFVARQWIRHRTARLNEISGRYSILKAEFYVPAGKDIALQSSDNKQGRMNEAVPQDLQNEIITSLQKQQEEIYEGYSKLLDKNIARELARINLPLSTYTEWYWQIDLHNLFHFLRLRMDAHAQKEIRDYAEVMFEICKTVTPLACASFERHEKNGVNFSTEELEAIRNLIAGKDSGLKGKELERFNEKLKSGRQV; from the coding sequence ATGGCACATTGTATAGCTCCGGAAGCGGAAAAAATTTTGGATAAGGAATTTAAGGTTCTTGATAAGGGCTTTATCAGATTGGTAGACTACATGGGAACAGATGCCCGAATAGTGCAGTCAGCCCGTGTTTCTTATGGGGAAGGGACTAAAACCGTCCGTGAAGATGCAGGCTTGATAGATTATCTTTTGCGGAACAAGCACACTTCTCCTTTTGAGCAAGTGGTTTTTACCTTTCATGTAAAGCTGCCCATTTTTGTAGCCCGTCAGTGGATCAGGCATAGAACTGCCCGATTAAACGAAATTTCGGGACGGTATTCTATATTAAAGGCCGAGTTTTATGTACCCGCCGGAAAGGATATCGCTTTGCAAAGCAGCGACAATAAGCAGGGCAGAATGAATGAGGCTGTTCCTCAAGACCTTCAAAATGAAATTATAACTTCTTTACAAAAACAACAAGAAGAAATTTATGAAGGCTACTCTAAATTACTTGATAAAAATATTGCGAGAGAGCTTGCCAGAATAAACCTCCCCCTTTCCACTTATACCGAATGGTATTGGCAAATAGACTTGCATAATCTTTTTCATTTTTTGCGGCTGCGTATGGATGCTCATGCTCAAAAAGAAATCAGAGACTATGCCGAAGTGATGTTCGAGATTTGTAAAACCGTAACCCCCCTTGCCTGTGCTTCTTTTGAGCGGCATGAAAAAAACGGCGTAAACTTTTCGACAGAAGAACTTGAAGCTATCCGTAATTTAATAGCCGGAAAAGACAGCGGCTTAAAAGGAAAAGAGCTTGAACGGTTTAACGAAAAACTTAAAAGCGGAAGACAGGTGTAA
- a CDS encoding ABC transporter permease, which produces MFLLKSAWDNIKFHKKRSILSILLITIASAAILLYRGFVEYSEQGMAIGFIQESGHLQVALKDFWNKKNTADMILTAHDMNKLKDLFDKTPEIVSSDAVLNFQGIIRTQNSSSIFCGAGYDEPHSLGAPEGVPVFEGDNSLVLDKALFNSLGLDLENNNYVNIMTAMGEKKIAAGSFEVSGTIDIGTPQNAAGFLIASRKDILDFFGMEDAASYIRLYLKNNQDIKKIENKLNSVFKENNLNFEVKNWKTLNPSWQQVSNLFNAQFIVISGILYVLIFTALTQSLSASFMERIGEFGTMEAIGLKKSLLISILILEVCILSIAGIIGGILLSQAGNIITQMFDIKMNPPGSTSYYLLNFFITAEAVIKTQFFIFFTALISVIYPIYTIKKYSSIKLINYNIS; this is translated from the coding sequence ATGTTTTTATTAAAAAGTGCATGGGATAATATTAAATTTCACAAAAAAAGAAGTATTCTTTCCATATTGTTAATTACAATTGCATCTGCGGCAATCCTATTATATAGAGGATTTGTAGAATATTCGGAACAAGGAATGGCTATAGGTTTTATACAAGAATCAGGCCATCTTCAAGTTGCGCTTAAAGATTTTTGGAATAAAAAAAATACGGCAGATATGATACTTACAGCACACGATATGAATAAACTTAAAGATCTTTTTGATAAAACACCGGAAATAGTAAGCTCCGATGCGGTACTTAATTTTCAAGGGATAATACGAACGCAAAATTCTTCTTCAATATTTTGTGGAGCAGGGTACGATGAACCTCACTCTCTGGGAGCACCTGAAGGAGTTCCTGTTTTTGAGGGAGATAACAGCCTTGTTCTCGATAAAGCTTTATTTAATTCCCTCGGTTTGGATTTGGAAAATAATAATTATGTAAATATAATGACGGCAATGGGAGAAAAGAAAATTGCGGCCGGTTCTTTTGAGGTTTCGGGAACTATAGATATAGGCACGCCTCAAAATGCTGCCGGCTTTTTAATTGCTTCTCGAAAAGATATTCTTGATTTTTTTGGAATGGAAGATGCCGCTTCATATATAAGATTATATTTAAAAAATAATCAGGATATTAAAAAAATCGAGAATAAATTAAATTCTGTTTTTAAAGAAAATAATTTAAATTTTGAAGTTAAAAACTGGAAAACTCTTAATCCCTCGTGGCAGCAGGTAAGCAATTTATTTAATGCACAATTCATTGTGATAAGCGGCATCTTGTATGTTTTAATATTTACAGCACTGACCCAAAGTCTTTCAGCAAGCTTTATGGAAAGAATCGGCGAATTCGGCACAATGGAAGCTATAGGCTTAAAAAAATCCCTGCTTATTTCGATTTTAATTTTGGAAGTGTGTATTTTATCTATTGCGGGGATTATCGGAGGTATTTTATTATCACAAGCAGGAAATATTATTACGCAAATGTTTGATATAAAGATGAATCCCCCGGGCTCAACTTCTTATTACTTATTAAATTTTTTTATTACGGCAGAAGCGGTAATCAAAACCCAATTTTTTATATTTTTTACGGCTCTTATTTCGGTTATATATCCGATTTATACTATTAAAAAATATAGCAGTATAAAACTTATAAATTATAATATAAGTTAA
- the sppA gene encoding signal peptide peptidase SppA: MQENQEQKKRPGCFMAFFRGINILRLIIINIIFFFFFFSFLGVMGSIPSNTKTVERVPSEAVLMINPSGVLTEKESDIFSAGIPAIGKKSAVLVSDLVKAIKNAAFDRRITSLYLDFSELGGLSSGHLNELGDALKVFKNSGKKMYAYSVGYSIPSYFLASYADRIGIDPLGEVSFAGFASRPVFFKGLEEKFGIKWNVIQAGTYKGMAETYSRDSLSQNVRTNLKSMFDDLWNKYTSDIAANRNMPPEKIRVFAENNNALIKKYEGNGAKAALEEGFVTDIASVDEFAANIGFADSKTFSVNVNTIGYASYNANFAEMPSQNSIGVIHINGAITSTGTGSLDVSAVSYKIVELFDIAQGDPTVKAIVVRVNSGGGEVFASEEIRRAIDRAKASGLPVVVSMGSVAASGAYWISSSADYIFASPYTITGSIGVLATAPSFKEAVKKYLGITSDLVYSGQKPSYSVLEEPSLEEKEVRQMEVMHIYKTFIETVARGRSLPEKTVEELAGGRVYSGEQALNLKLVDALGSLDEAVKYAAELANISGQYSVKEIKKPLPFTEALIKSILEDLDASTLSQMNFADIKAFTDFLNLKSKKGIYVYSPEYLIWEN; the protein is encoded by the coding sequence ATGCAGGAAAACCAAGAACAAAAAAAGCGTCCGGGTTGTTTTATGGCGTTTTTTCGTGGAATAAATATTTTACGTTTGATAATAATAAACATCATTTTCTTCTTTTTCTTTTTTTCATTTTTGGGGGTTATGGGCAGCATACCCTCTAACACAAAAACAGTAGAGCGCGTACCGAGTGAGGCTGTACTAATGATAAATCCTTCCGGAGTTCTTACAGAAAAGGAATCGGATATTTTTTCGGCTGGCATTCCCGCAATCGGGAAAAAATCGGCAGTCCTCGTTTCAGACCTTGTAAAGGCGATAAAAAATGCGGCCTTCGATAGACGGATAACAAGCCTTTATTTGGACTTCTCGGAATTGGGAGGCCTCTCGTCAGGACACTTAAATGAACTGGGAGACGCTTTAAAAGTCTTTAAAAATTCCGGTAAGAAAATGTATGCCTACTCTGTAGGCTATTCCATTCCTTCTTACTTTTTAGCTTCCTATGCAGACCGAATAGGAATCGATCCTCTGGGAGAAGTTTCCTTTGCAGGCTTTGCCTCCCGTCCGGTCTTTTTTAAAGGTTTGGAAGAAAAATTCGGCATCAAGTGGAATGTAATACAGGCCGGAACCTACAAGGGCATGGCAGAAACTTATTCGCGGGACAGTCTTTCTCAAAATGTAAGAACCAATTTAAAATCCATGTTCGATGATTTATGGAATAAATACACTTCGGACATTGCTGCAAACAGAAATATGCCGCCCGAAAAAATTAGGGTTTTCGCCGAAAACAATAATGCCCTTATAAAAAAATATGAAGGAAACGGAGCGAAGGCCGCTTTAGAAGAAGGTTTTGTTACCGATATTGCCTCAGTCGATGAGTTTGCTGCAAACATAGGCTTTGCCGATAGTAAAACATTTTCGGTAAATGTAAACACAATAGGCTATGCTTCATATAATGCAAATTTTGCAGAAATGCCCTCTCAAAATTCGATAGGTGTCATTCATATAAACGGAGCGATCACTTCTACCGGTACAGGAAGTCTAGATGTCTCTGCTGTAAGTTACAAGATTGTAGAACTTTTTGATATTGCCCAAGGAGACCCGACCGTAAAGGCTATCGTTGTAAGAGTAAATTCAGGAGGAGGAGAGGTCTTTGCTTCGGAAGAAATTAGACGGGCTATAGACAGAGCGAAAGCTTCAGGTTTACCTGTTGTAGTTTCCATGGGTTCTGTTGCCGCTTCAGGAGCTTATTGGATTTCTTCTTCTGCAGATTATATTTTTGCAAGCCCCTACACAATTACCGGCTCAATCGGTGTATTGGCTACAGCTCCATCTTTTAAAGAAGCCGTCAAAAAATATCTGGGTATAACAAGCGATTTGGTTTATTCGGGACAAAAACCTTCATATTCCGTTTTAGAAGAACCTTCGCTTGAAGAAAAAGAGGTAAGGCAGATGGAAGTTATGCACATATATAAGACCTTTATCGAAACCGTCGCAAGAGGAAGAAGCCTTCCTGAAAAAACCGTTGAAGAATTAGCCGGCGGACGTGTCTATTCCGGTGAACAGGCCCTAAATTTAAAATTGGTTGATGCTTTAGGCTCTTTAGACGAGGCGGTAAAATATGCTGCAGAGCTTGCAAACATAAGCGGACAATATTCCGTAAAGGAAATAAAAAAGCCCCTGCCTTTTACGGAAGCTTTGATAAAAAGTATTTTAGAAGATCTTGATGCTTCGACGCTTTCGCAGATGAACTTTGCAGATATCAAAGCTTTCACTGACTTTTTAAATTTAAAATCAAAAAAAGGTATCTATGTTTACAGTCCCGAATACCTTATTTGGGAAAACTAA
- a CDS encoding ABC transporter ATP-binding protein yields MINPELKVKNLYKTYSVNSKKIEVTKNISFTAEQGSLIWIYGNSGAGKSTFLNLITGIDYPDSGEIEWGDKNINKMSNGERAEFRLENCGLIFQFFELIKSQTIFDNASIPLKIQKKSKKEIRETLMPLFEYFDLKDLIYKKPNELSGGEKQRVSIVRALSCNPKYILADEITSSLDSERSNQVYKYLRKYLKEKNGVGIFVSHDPIIKNYADKIYKMVSGSLNEAAGE; encoded by the coding sequence ATGATAAATCCTGAACTTAAAGTTAAAAACTTATATAAAACTTACAGCGTTAATAGTAAAAAAATTGAAGTTACAAAAAATATTTCATTTACTGCCGAACAGGGAAGTCTGATTTGGATTTACGGCAATTCCGGAGCGGGAAAATCCACATTTTTAAATCTTATAACAGGAATAGATTATCCCGATTCGGGAGAAATAGAATGGGGCGATAAGAACATAAATAAAATGAGTAACGGTGAAAGAGCTGAATTCAGGCTTGAAAACTGCGGCCTTATTTTCCAATTTTTTGAATTAATAAAATCTCAAACTATTTTTGATAATGCTTCCATACCTTTAAAAATTCAAAAAAAATCCAAAAAAGAAATACGAGAAACGCTTATGCCTTTGTTTGAATATTTTGATTTAAAAGATTTGATTTATAAAAAACCTAATGAGCTTTCAGGCGGAGAAAAACAAAGAGTTTCAATCGTCAGAGCTCTTTCCTGTAATCCTAAATACATTCTTGCAGATGAAATAACTTCCTCACTTGATTCGGAGCGTTCAAATCAAGTTTATAAATATTTGCGCAAATACTTAAAAGAAAAAAACGGAGTAGGAATTTTTGTTTCGCATGATCCTATTATAAAAAATTATGCGGATAAAATTTATAAAATGGTCAGCGGTTCATTGAATGAAGCGGCCGGGGAATAA